GACCAGCGCTGCACGCGGGTGTCGGCGGTGGCGACGACGAGGTCCGCGGCGTCCCAGATCGCGTAGTGCGCGGGCGCGCCGGGGACGAGGCTCCCGGTCACGCCGTCGTTGACCCCGGCTGCGCGGTGTCCGGCGCGGGTGTGCGCGGTGAAGGCGGCACGGGCGGACAGGCGCGCTTCGGGGGTGTGGTGGTGCACGGCGGCGCGGACCGCGGCCCACGGATCGAGCGCGGTGACCGGGGCGTCGCTGCCGAACGCGAGGACGACGCCCTCGGCGGCGAGCTGCGCGAAGGGATTCAGCGCGGCGGCGCGTGCGCCGAGGCGTTCGGAGTACATCCCGGACCCGCCTCCCCAGGCCTCGTCGAACATCGGCTGCACCGACGCGACGACCCCCCAGCCGGCGAGCGCGCGGGCCTGCTCGGCGGTGACCATCTCCAAGTGCTCCAGCCGGTGGTGGCGCGCGGCGAGCGCGCGCTGGCCGACCTGCTTCTCCGCTCGGCGGAACCCTTCGACGACCTCCGCAGCGGCCGCGTCGCCGATGACGTGGAAGCCCGCCTGCAGGCCGGCCTCGGTGCAGGCGACGAGATGGTTCGCGATGACGGTCGCGTCGGCGTAGAGCGAGCCGGACGTGCCGGGCTCGTCGGAGTACGGGCTGCTCAGCGCGGCCGTGCGGGAGCCGAGCGCGCCGTCGACGAAGAGGTCCCCGCCGACGCCGTGCGCGCCGAGCCGGCGGGCGGTTTCCAGGCCGTTCAGCTCGCCCCAGTAGCCGACCACCTCGGGCAGACCGGGCTCGGCGGCGAGAGCGAGCAGGTCGGCGAAGTCTTCCGGGCCGGAGATGTCCGGGCCGGCGCATTCGTGCACCGACACGATCCCGCGCGCGGCGGCGGCGGCGAGGAAGGCGCGTTGCGCTTCCTGCCGGTGCGATCGGCTGACCGCGTCGCGGACGGCTCCGCGGACGCGATGGTGCGCGTCGCGGGTCAGCGGGCCGTCGGCGGACCAGCCAGCGGCCGATTCGACGCCCGGCGCGAGCCGGGCGAGAGCGCTGGACACCAGCGCGGAATGGACGTCGACGCGGCTCAGGTAGACCGGGGTGTCGCCGGCGGCCGCGTCCAGTTCGGCGCGGCTGGGCAGCCGGGGTTCGGACCACGCGGACTCGTCCCAGCCGTGCGCCAGCAGGACCCGCCCGGGAACGACGGCCTCGCGGACCGCGGCGAGCAGGTCGGCGGCGCTGCGGGCGGCGGTCAGGTCGAGGCCGGTGAGGTGCAGTCCGGTGGACGTGGCGTGCACGTGCGCGTCCACGAACGCCGGTGCGACGAACGCCCCGCCCAGGTCGACCACCTCGGCGTCCGGGTGCAGCGCGCGGGCGGGCGCGTCCTGCCCGACCCATACGACGGTGCCGCCGGAAACCGCCATCGCGGTCGCGTCCGAGGACGACGGGGTGTAGACGCGGCCGCCGAGCAGAAGCGTGGTGCTGTCGTTCACGCCACGAGTCTGCCCTGATCGTCCAGGCCGGCCCGACCGGGTCGTCGTGCGAAAAGATTTACGGTCGACTAACGTTGTGACAGGATATTTTCACGTGTTTCCGACGACGAGGAGTACAGATGACTGCGATCCAGGAACCTGTGCCGACTGCCGCCGCCTTCGACCAGCCGTATGAATACGCGCGCGCCGAGCTGGTGGAACCCGACTGGCGCCGCTTCCCCGGCTGGCACGACGTCACCGAAGCGGAGTGGCGCGACGCCCAGTGGCAGCGCGTGCACTGCGTGCGCAACGTGAAGCAGCTGCGCGCCCTGATGGGCGATCTGCTGGAGGAGCGGTTCTACGAGGACCTGGTCGCCGACCAGCGCGAGATGGCCACCATGTCGATGCTGCTGCCGCCGCAGATGATCAACACGATGGCCCCGCACGCGGGCACCGACCCGGCGAAGGTGACCGAGGCGTTCTACGCCGACCCGATCCGCCGGTACATGCTCCCGGTCCGCAGCGACCGGCACGCGCAGTGGCCGAGCCACCCGCACGCCGAGCGCGACTCGCTGCACGAGGCCGAGATGTGGGTGGTCGAGGGGCTCACCCACCGCTACCCGACCAAAGTGCTGGCCGAAATGATCTCCACCTGCCCGCAGTACTGCGGCCACTGCACCCGGATGGACCTCGTCGGCAACTCGACCGAACAGGTGGAGAAGCACAAGCTCTCGCTCAAGCCGGTCGACCGCCAGGACGCGATGATCGACTACCTCAAGCGCACGCCCGGCGTGCGCGACGTCGTGGTATCCGGCGGCGACGTCGCCAATGTGCCGTGGCCGCAGCTGGAGTCGTTCCTGATGCGGCTGATGGACATCGAGACCGTCCGCGACATCCGCCTCGCCACCAAGGCGCTCGCCGCGCTGCCGCAGCACTGGCTCCAGCCGAAGGTCACCGAAGGCCTGCAGCGGGTGGCGCTCACCGCGCAGGCCCGCGGTGTGAACCTGGCGATCCACACGCACGTGAACCACGCGCAGTCAGTGACCCCGCTGGTCGCCGAGGCGGCGCGCACGGCACTGCAAGTGGGCGTGCGGGACGTGCGGAACCAGGGCGTGCTGATGCGCGGGGTGAACGCGACGCCGGCGGAGCTGCTGGACCTGTGCTTCGCACTGCAGGGCGAAGCGAACATCCTGCCGTACTACTTCTACATGTGCGACATGATCCCGAACGCGGAACACTGGCGCGTCGCGGTGTGGGAGGCGCAGGAACTGCAGCACTCGATCATGGGATACCTGCCCGGGTACGCGACGCCGCGCATCGTGTGCGACGTCCCGTACGTCGGGAAGCGGTGGGTGCACCAGCTGGCCGAGTACGACCGGGAGCTGGGGATCTCGTACTGGACGAAGAACTACCGGACCGGGATCGAGCACGAGGACCCGGAGGCGTTGCAGCGGAAGTACCCGTACTACGACCCGATCCAGACTCTGCCGGAAGCCGGGCGGAAGTGGTGGGCCGAGCAGCCACGAGGCTGAGGTCCGGTCAGCAGAGGGACTCGTGACGAACGCTCACGGGTCCCTCTGCTTCGCTCAGCCCACGCGGGAACGCGCCCGCCGGGTGAACCGGAATTCGAGGGCCACCGGCACAGTGTCGAGTTCCAGCGCTTCGGCCAGCCGGGGAAGTGCGTCCTCGGTGATGCGTTCGCGGATCGCCCCGAGGTCGGCATCCAGCTCCGCAGTGACGACAAGGGCCAGCGAAGGAGCCTCTCGCGGTCCGGCCAGCGCGGCGCGGACCTGGTGCACGCCAGGGTATCCGCGCAGTTCTTCGGAGAACGGCGCGACGGCGGTGTCGGCGCGCAATTCGGTCCGCCCGTACTCGGGATCGGCCTCGAAACGCCAGGTCCTGGTGCGCGGCCGGTGCGCGAACTGGGCCAGCAGCCAGCGCAGTGCGAGGAGCCCGACCAGCACCGCCGCCGCGGCGACTCCGTAGAGCGCCCACACCGGCGGTTCGGCGGTCTTCGGCACGAGCGGCGCCGCGGGATCGAGCAGCCGCAGCACGCGAAAGTGCGTCGCCAGCCCGAATCCGCCCCCGGCGAGCAGCACGAGCCCGATCAACCCGAGCAGAGACCGGTTGAGTCCCGCCGGGCGGTTGAAGCCGGTCATGACGCCTCCCTCGTCGCCCGGACCCGGACGCGCACTGAGGGCCGGCGGGAGGGCGCGATGCTGTCCAGCCGCGCCTCCACCGCGGAGCGGACGGCTTCGGCCAGTCCCTCGGTCCGGGTGCGCGCCGTCTTCACCCGGACCTTCACCGTGCGCCCGCCCGGCGAGAGCCGGGCCTTGTCGACTCCGTCCACCGCGGCGGCGGCAGCGTGCAACGCCGTTCGGTAGCTCGCGCTGTCGGCGCCGGAATCCGGTGTCCCCTCCAACGGGAGGACCCGGCGCTTGCCTGGAAGGAGCGCGGCCAGCAGCAAGATCAGCCCGACGGCGACGACAGCGGCCGAGACGATCGCGGTGAGCGGATCCGCCCAATGCGCGTCGTGCACAGCCGACGCGACCGAGCGGTAGTCCAGCCACGGCGGATGTCCGGTGAGCCGCTGGATCGCGGCGACGGCGAGCAGAACGCATGCCGCCAGCAGGACGC
This sequence is a window from Amycolatopsis benzoatilytica AK 16/65. Protein-coding genes within it:
- a CDS encoding amidohydrolase; the encoded protein is MNDSTTLLLGGRVYTPSSSDATAMAVSGGTVVWVGQDAPARALHPDAEVVDLGGAFVAPAFVDAHVHATSTGLHLTGLDLTAARSAADLLAAVREAVVPGRVLLAHGWDESAWSEPRLPSRAELDAAAGDTPVYLSRVDVHSALVSSALARLAPGVESAAGWSADGPLTRDAHHRVRGAVRDAVSRSHRQEAQRAFLAAAAARGIVSVHECAGPDISGPEDFADLLALAAEPGLPEVVGYWGELNGLETARRLGAHGVGGDLFVDGALGSRTAALSSPYSDEPGTSGSLYADATVIANHLVACTEAGLQAGFHVIGDAAAAEVVEGFRRAEKQVGQRALAARHHRLEHLEMVTAEQARALAGWGVVASVQPMFDEAWGGGSGMYSERLGARAAALNPFAQLAAEGVVLAFGSDAPVTALDPWAAVRAAVHHHTPEARLSARAAFTAHTRAGHRAAGVNDGVTGSLVPGAPAHYAIWDAADLVVATADTRVQRWSTDPRSGVPPLPRLEPGTPLPRCLRTVRGGTVIYDEFTPAA
- a CDS encoding KamA family radical SAM protein, with protein sequence MTAIQEPVPTAAAFDQPYEYARAELVEPDWRRFPGWHDVTEAEWRDAQWQRVHCVRNVKQLRALMGDLLEERFYEDLVADQREMATMSMLLPPQMINTMAPHAGTDPAKVTEAFYADPIRRYMLPVRSDRHAQWPSHPHAERDSLHEAEMWVVEGLTHRYPTKVLAEMISTCPQYCGHCTRMDLVGNSTEQVEKHKLSLKPVDRQDAMIDYLKRTPGVRDVVVSGGDVANVPWPQLESFLMRLMDIETVRDIRLATKALAALPQHWLQPKVTEGLQRVALTAQARGVNLAIHTHVNHAQSVTPLVAEAARTALQVGVRDVRNQGVLMRGVNATPAELLDLCFALQGEANILPYYFYMCDMIPNAEHWRVAVWEAQELQHSIMGYLPGYATPRIVCDVPYVGKRWVHQLAEYDRELGISYWTKNYRTGIEHEDPEALQRKYPYYDPIQTLPEAGRKWWAEQPRG
- a CDS encoding DUF6286 domain-containing protein, whose translation is MKRRTRRSVPATLTACVLLAACVLLAVAAIQRLTGHPPWLDYRSVASAVHDAHWADPLTAIVSAAVVAVGLILLLAALLPGKRRVLPLEGTPDSGADSASYRTALHAAAAAVDGVDKARLSPGGRTVKVRVKTARTRTEGLAEAVRSAVEARLDSIAPSRRPSVRVRVRATREAS